The Chitinophaga flava genome has a segment encoding these proteins:
- a CDS encoding SusC/RagA family TonB-linked outer membrane protein — protein MPELSHQQRNVPQHRRSVKQTIWLLLIAAMGLPLKGWSQTITFSSNKVSLQQVFAEIKKQTNYAVVFNPEHVDVNISVPVNAKKQPLDAFMKTLLAKLPLNYTIVGSTIVVFRKSDTPPDFNSTPPATEITGVVYDEKSNMPMPGVSVFASGSGKGTQTDEKGFFTLKKLKDKEMLTFSSIGYEKVTLPAGLVGVPMYVKMRVATSELDQAVVQAYGVTSKRLATGNITRVSGTEIAQQPVMNPLLALQGKVPGLLVTQTSGYAGSPVKLEIRGRNSLGKDFLSDPLYIVDGVPLTVLGVSTGNTYQAGVSPGYVQGGLSATQGQSPLFGLSPKDIESIEVLKDADATAIYGSRGANGVIIITTKRGKAGKTSFSLDAKQGITTVPRRWPLMDTRQYLQMRREAFKNDGITPTPANAPDLTVWDTTRNTNWRKEVLGTGKLTTVSASLSGGDNQNNFYVSANYSRQVEMLASSGATQTASVSSGLQHRSKDQKFSLRIGTIIGYTGVDAIQASSTLFSLAPNAPSVFDSKGNLNFTDWSTGQQPLSEHPFAYLLRNNVNQQNQFNSNLEVRYEIIKGLTFSTTGGYSYVSGNNNFFQPIASLNPILNPSGLASFGSTKNTNWIVEPQLAYSRFIGKGGLTVQAGGSLQNTTTNGLVTYALGYGDDNLIKSPANAPIQQTMEGYGRYKYAAVFGRISYNWDNKYLINLNGRRDGSSRFAPGRQFGNFGSVGLGWVASEEPWMKAILPSWFSFVKLRSSYGITGSDGSIGDYQYLSQWASMLNAQLLNKYDNVQPFVPIHAINQEYHWEANKKFEGALSLGFLNDRINLEVAHYRNRTGDQVTSLPTPLYTGFPNVVANWDAVVENSGWEGTLRAQLIRSKDLSWSVNFNISTNRNVLVSYPGLELSPYATQYRVGQSLSTGYYLHLLGVDPQTGKYSYEDHNKNGKVDVVPTNLAGTNNDDRYVAIDKQPRYYGGFGSQLFWKGLRLDLLFDFKKQLGENPLAAIVPGSQYNLPVESLRDHWSKPGDNARYPAFSNSSDGLFTYSDGIFSNASYLRLRSLAISYDLPEKLIKRARMEGCRFYIQTENVFTITRFAGMDPEIQGTLALPSARTLTGGFMLNF, from the coding sequence ATGCCAGAATTGAGTCATCAACAGCGGAATGTCCCGCAGCATCGGCGGTCTGTCAAGCAGACGATATGGCTGCTCCTGATAGCTGCTATGGGCCTGCCACTCAAAGGATGGTCACAGACCATTACTTTTAGTAGTAATAAGGTATCCCTGCAACAGGTTTTTGCAGAGATAAAAAAACAGACCAACTATGCCGTGGTGTTTAATCCTGAACATGTAGATGTGAACATCTCTGTTCCGGTGAATGCCAAAAAACAGCCACTGGACGCTTTTATGAAAACACTGTTGGCCAAACTGCCGCTCAACTATACCATTGTAGGCAGCACCATCGTTGTTTTCCGTAAGTCCGACACACCGCCTGATTTTAACAGTACGCCGCCGGCCACGGAGATCACCGGCGTGGTATACGATGAAAAATCCAATATGCCCATGCCCGGTGTAAGTGTCTTTGCCAGCGGTTCCGGCAAGGGTACTCAAACAGACGAGAAAGGTTTCTTCACTTTGAAAAAACTCAAAGACAAGGAGATGCTGACCTTCTCCAGCATTGGTTATGAAAAAGTGACTTTGCCGGCAGGACTGGTGGGGGTGCCGATGTATGTTAAAATGAGAGTGGCCACCAGTGAGCTGGACCAGGCTGTGGTACAGGCTTATGGCGTAACCAGCAAACGCCTGGCCACAGGTAATATTACCCGCGTCAGCGGAACTGAAATTGCACAACAACCGGTCATGAATCCCCTGCTCGCCCTGCAGGGGAAGGTGCCCGGCCTGCTGGTGACACAAACCAGTGGTTATGCCGGCTCGCCCGTTAAACTGGAAATCAGGGGAAGAAACTCCCTGGGTAAGGATTTCCTGTCAGATCCCTTATATATTGTTGATGGCGTGCCACTCACCGTGCTGGGAGTAAGCACCGGAAATACCTATCAGGCAGGCGTGTCTCCAGGATATGTACAGGGTGGTCTTTCTGCAACACAGGGACAAAGCCCTTTATTTGGCCTCAGTCCGAAAGATATAGAAAGCATTGAAGTACTGAAAGATGCTGACGCTACGGCCATCTACGGTTCCCGTGGCGCCAATGGTGTCATCATCATCACCACCAAAAGAGGCAAGGCAGGCAAAACCTCCTTTTCACTCGATGCCAAACAGGGTATTACTACAGTACCCCGTCGCTGGCCGCTGATGGATACCAGACAGTATTTACAGATGCGCCGCGAAGCCTTTAAGAATGATGGGATTACTCCTACACCTGCCAATGCGCCGGATCTCACCGTGTGGGACACCACCCGTAATACCAACTGGCGCAAGGAAGTGTTAGGCACTGGTAAACTCACCACAGTATCCGCCAGCCTGTCTGGTGGCGATAATCAGAATAATTTTTATGTCAGTGCCAACTACTCCCGTCAGGTGGAAATGCTGGCCAGCAGTGGGGCTACACAGACGGCATCCGTATCTTCCGGCCTTCAGCACAGAAGTAAAGACCAGAAGTTTAGCCTGCGCATTGGTACCATCATTGGGTATACCGGTGTGGATGCTATACAGGCCTCTTCCACGCTGTTTTCCCTGGCGCCTAATGCACCATCAGTTTTTGATAGCAAAGGTAATCTCAATTTCACCGACTGGAGTACCGGACAACAACCACTGAGTGAACATCCCTTTGCTTATTTGCTCAGAAACAACGTCAATCAGCAAAACCAGTTCAACTCCAATCTGGAAGTAAGATATGAGATCATCAAAGGACTTACTTTCAGCACTACCGGTGGTTATTCCTATGTCAGCGGCAACAATAACTTCTTTCAACCAATTGCATCCTTGAACCCCATCCTGAACCCATCTGGTCTGGCTAGTTTCGGCAGTACCAAAAATACCAACTGGATTGTGGAGCCGCAGCTGGCTTACAGCCGTTTTATCGGTAAAGGGGGGCTGACGGTGCAGGCGGGTGGAAGTCTTCAGAACACTACTACCAATGGTCTTGTGACCTACGCATTGGGTTATGGGGATGATAATCTAATCAAAAGCCCGGCGAATGCTCCGATACAACAGACGATGGAAGGATACGGCCGTTACAAGTATGCGGCCGTTTTCGGAAGGATCTCCTATAATTGGGACAATAAATACCTGATCAATCTCAATGGCAGAAGAGATGGCTCTTCGCGCTTTGCTCCCGGCCGCCAGTTCGGCAATTTCGGTTCTGTGGGGCTGGGATGGGTGGCTTCGGAAGAACCATGGATGAAGGCTATACTGCCTTCCTGGTTTAGTTTTGTTAAACTCAGAAGCAGCTATGGTATCACTGGTAGTGATGGTTCCATCGGTGATTACCAGTATCTGTCGCAATGGGCCTCTATGCTGAATGCCCAGCTACTTAATAAATACGACAACGTACAGCCTTTTGTGCCCATTCATGCTATCAATCAGGAATATCACTGGGAAGCCAACAAAAAATTTGAAGGGGCCTTGTCGCTGGGATTTCTGAACGACCGCATTAACCTGGAAGTAGCCCACTACCGTAATCGTACAGGCGATCAGGTTACCAGTCTGCCTACCCCGCTATACACCGGCTTTCCCAACGTAGTGGCCAACTGGGATGCAGTCGTGGAAAACAGCGGATGGGAGGGTACCTTGCGTGCCCAGCTGATACGCAGCAAAGATCTGTCCTGGTCAGTGAACTTTAATATATCCACCAACCGCAACGTATTGGTGTCTTATCCCGGCCTGGAACTGTCTCCTTATGCTACACAATACAGAGTGGGACAGTCACTGTCTACCGGATATTACCTGCATTTGCTGGGAGTAGATCCTCAGACCGGAAAATATAGTTATGAAGACCACAACAAGAATGGAAAGGTGGATGTAGTGCCCACCAACCTGGCCGGTACCAACAATGATGACCGTTATGTAGCCATTGACAAGCAACCCAGATATTATGGTGGCTTCGGCTCCCAGCTTTTCTGGAAAGGGTTACGGCTCGATCTTTTATTTGATTTCAAAAAACAACTGGGCGAAAATCCTTTAGCGGCCATCGTTCCGGGTTCCCAGTACAACCTCCCCGTGGAATCGCTTCGTGATCACTGGTCTAAACCAGGTGATAATGCCCGGTATCCGGCTTTTTCCAATTCTTCTGATGGTCTGTTCACCTACTCTGATGGCATCTTCTCCAATGCTTCCTACCTCCGGTTAAGAAGCCTGGCTATCAGTTATGACCTCCCGGAGAAGCTCATTAAAAGAGCCCGTATGGAAGGCTGTCGCTTTTATATCCAGACAGAAAATGTTTTCACCATCACCCGGTTTGCAGGAATGGACCCCGAAATACAGGGAACATTGGCACTGCCGTCTGCCAGAACACTCACCGGTGGCTTTATGCTTAACTTTTAA
- a CDS encoding RNA polymerase sigma factor yields MNEQELLTQLALGDQEAFTAIYLQYHGGIYTYLLKFTKNPLLTEDLVHDVFLKIWEIRSQLDIKSSLAAYLYRLARNTALTQLNRISLFDAIRDEVMHRVSLGIHEQSLMNAVEQKQYEELLRKAIDNLPPQRREAFILCRQQGMSYEEAATQMNISRNTFKQHLSLAVKSIREYLLEHGSISLLMLLIAMK; encoded by the coding sequence ATGAATGAACAGGAATTGCTGACGCAACTTGCCCTTGGTGACCAGGAGGCATTTACTGCTATCTATTTACAATACCATGGAGGTATTTATACCTACCTGCTGAAATTCACCAAAAATCCGCTGCTGACGGAAGACCTGGTGCACGATGTTTTCCTGAAGATCTGGGAAATCAGGTCCCAGCTGGATATTAAGTCCTCTCTTGCTGCTTATTTATACCGCCTGGCCCGTAATACGGCCCTTACCCAGCTGAACAGGATTTCCCTGTTCGATGCCATACGGGATGAGGTGATGCACCGGGTATCCCTGGGGATTCATGAACAATCACTGATGAATGCGGTGGAGCAGAAACAGTATGAAGAACTGCTGCGGAAAGCGATTGACAACCTCCCGCCGCAACGGCGGGAAGCGTTTATCCTTTGCCGTCAGCAGGGGATGAGTTATGAAGAGGCCGCCACACAGATGAACATCTCCCGTAATACGTTCAAACAACATCTGTCACTGGCAGTGAAATCCATCCGGGAATATCTGCTGGAACATGGCAGTATTTCCCTGCTGATGCTACTGATAGCCATGAAGTAA
- a CDS encoding Gldg family protein, with the protein MKMIFRIAKTELRTLFYSPVAWFLTIAFMVQCGVYYTYAMLNIANWQDIAIRNNPKFKDFGISLTSGVFLGQDSIFANVLQNLYLFVPLLTMGLISREINNGTIRLLYSSPIKTREIVLGKYVAIMIYNLLLLSIVGVFMLMGVVNIYHADYGILLSAALGFYLLVCTYTAIGLFMSSLTNYQIVSAIGSFIIIFALSRIGGLWQKYDIVRDLTYFLSISGRTTKMLRGLITTKDVIYFVMIMYMFVTFTLIKLKAGRESKPWFVTTARYLLVSVSVLLIGYVSSRPAFIGYWDTTATQKNTLHPNTQRILKELGDEPLEITLYTNLLGPGVQRGLPENRNDYLWSLWEPYLRFKPDIKFNYVYYYDADDADSSLYKTWPGKTLQQIATQMAEGYDVKFAGFKAPAEVRRMVNLQPESYRLVMQLKYKGQTTFLRTFDDATFWPEEQQVAPAFKRLIQASLPKNIFLTGNLQRSIHKKGEREYMLHAIAKGIRTSLINLGFDADTLNADTREIPAGITSLVLADPKTELSPVATERISRYLQNGGNMMILGEPGKQQMLNPLLKQLGVQLMDGTLIEVSKDEMPHMVKPYLTTAATYLSQDPVLKAVRQLQQEGEDSLGVLMPGVTGIAVTDSSNYKPTTILTTFSGKAWMKVGTLVTDSVPPVLNPQEGDSKQSSYATIVSLTRQVNNKQQRIVVCGDADFMSNTRQGGGFLSIDLYSWLDEGAFPIFTPRPEARDTKLTISGTIANIEKIIFVWVLPVIVLLAGTILLLRRKRQ; encoded by the coding sequence ATGAAGATGATATTCAGGATTGCGAAAACAGAGCTCCGGACACTCTTTTATTCACCGGTGGCCTGGTTTTTAACAATCGCATTTATGGTGCAGTGTGGGGTGTATTATACCTACGCCATGCTCAATATCGCCAACTGGCAGGATATAGCCATCAGGAACAATCCTAAATTCAAGGACTTTGGTATCTCGCTGACCTCAGGGGTTTTTTTAGGGCAGGACAGCATTTTTGCCAATGTGCTGCAAAACCTGTATCTGTTTGTTCCCTTGCTGACAATGGGTTTGATCAGCAGAGAAATCAACAATGGTACTATCCGGTTGTTATATTCTTCTCCCATCAAAACCCGGGAGATTGTACTTGGAAAGTACGTGGCTATCATGATCTACAACCTGCTGCTATTAAGCATTGTAGGCGTGTTTATGCTCATGGGTGTTGTTAATATATACCATGCAGATTACGGAATATTGTTGTCTGCCGCACTGGGCTTCTATTTGCTGGTATGTACCTATACGGCTATCGGCCTGTTTATGTCCAGTCTCACCAATTACCAGATCGTATCAGCCATTGGCAGTTTTATTATCATCTTTGCGCTGAGCCGCATCGGTGGCTTGTGGCAGAAGTATGATATCGTGCGGGACCTGACTTATTTCCTTTCCATTTCCGGACGTACTACCAAGATGCTGAGAGGACTGATCACCACCAAGGATGTGATTTATTTTGTGATGATCATGTATATGTTTGTAACATTTACCCTGATCAAACTCAAGGCCGGTCGTGAATCCAAACCGTGGTTTGTAACAACGGCCCGCTACCTGCTGGTGTCTGTATCTGTACTACTGATAGGTTATGTAAGTTCCCGTCCTGCCTTTATCGGCTACTGGGATACTACCGCCACCCAAAAAAATACACTGCATCCCAATACACAACGGATATTAAAAGAGCTGGGTGACGAGCCGCTGGAGATCACGCTGTATACCAACCTGCTGGGACCAGGTGTACAACGTGGCCTGCCGGAAAATCGCAACGATTATCTGTGGAGTCTGTGGGAACCTTACCTGCGCTTCAAACCGGACATCAAATTCAACTACGTGTATTATTATGATGCCGATGATGCAGATAGTTCGCTGTATAAAACCTGGCCGGGTAAAACCCTGCAGCAGATAGCCACCCAGATGGCAGAAGGATATGACGTGAAGTTCGCTGGTTTTAAAGCACCGGCAGAAGTGCGCCGGATGGTCAACCTGCAGCCGGAAAGCTACCGGTTGGTGATGCAGCTGAAATACAAAGGACAGACCACTTTCCTGCGCACTTTTGATGATGCTACATTCTGGCCCGAAGAGCAACAGGTGGCGCCTGCCTTCAAACGCCTGATACAGGCCTCGCTGCCTAAGAATATTTTCCTGACAGGTAATCTACAACGTAGCATCCATAAAAAAGGGGAGCGCGAATACATGTTGCATGCTATTGCAAAAGGAATTCGTACGTCGTTGATCAATCTGGGTTTTGATGCAGACACCCTGAATGCAGATACCCGGGAAATACCTGCTGGTATTACCTCATTGGTGCTGGCAGACCCTAAAACGGAACTGAGTCCGGTAGCTACAGAAAGAATCAGTCGTTACCTGCAGAACGGCGGTAATATGATGATCCTGGGCGAGCCAGGCAAACAACAGATGCTGAATCCGCTGCTGAAACAGCTGGGCGTGCAACTCATGGATGGCACCCTCATAGAGGTGTCCAAAGATGAGATGCCGCATATGGTAAAACCATATTTAACAACTGCTGCTACCTACCTGTCACAAGACCCTGTCCTCAAGGCCGTCCGGCAGCTACAGCAGGAAGGAGAAGACAGTCTGGGAGTACTGATGCCCGGCGTGACCGGCATCGCTGTGACAGATAGCAGCAACTACAAACCTACCACTATCCTGACTACCTTCTCCGGAAAAGCATGGATGAAGGTGGGTACGCTGGTAACCGATTCTGTGCCGCCGGTGCTTAATCCGCAGGAAGGCGACAGTAAACAGTCTTCTTATGCAACCATCGTATCGCTGACCCGTCAGGTGAATAACAAACAACAGCGTATAGTCGTATGCGGTGATGCCGATTTTATGAGTAACACCCGCCAGGGTGGAGGTTTTCTGAGCATAGACCTGTACAGCTGGCTGGATGAGGGAGCCTTCCCCATCTTCACACCAAGGCCGGAGGCACGGGATACTAAACTGACGATCAGCGGCACCATAGCCAATATCGAGAAGATAATATTTGTATGGGTATTGCCTGTTATCGTGCTGCTGGCCGGAACCATATTACTGCTACGTCGTAAAAGACAATAA
- a CDS encoding FecR family protein, whose protein sequence is MEPNKFPSDLLQKYLDGVISETESTALFAWLRENPSENNEALEVVLQEAYDGSMKEKPALSADASQRILNRLMVSINETESVRTIPFLRRTWVRYAAAAVLLLAVAGTARLLMRERKQVIPPIAVAVTTGSNRAVLKLSNGQEIVLDSAHGSILQQQGITVHNDSGKLDYEGHADVVEYHTLSTPRGGQYKVQLPDGTAVWLNAASGITYPTAFTGKERKVKISGEAYFEVAANAKKPFRVDVDGKATVEVLGTRFNVNAYTDEQHIRTTLLDGRVKVVHGQQASVLKPGQEAQITAQGMDIIDSPDLEMAIAWKNGSFRFDHAHLKEVLRQMSRWYDVTVIYEPGSTDIIFSGEIKRDLNLPQALIVLETMGVHFRIEGKQLIVMP, encoded by the coding sequence ATGGAACCAAATAAATTTCCTTCAGACCTGTTGCAAAAATACCTGGACGGCGTCATCTCCGAAACGGAGAGCACCGCCCTGTTTGCCTGGCTGCGGGAAAACCCGTCAGAAAACAATGAGGCGCTGGAAGTGGTGCTGCAGGAGGCTTATGACGGATCTATGAAAGAGAAGCCAGCCCTCTCCGCCGATGCCAGCCAGCGCATACTCAACCGGCTGATGGTATCTATAAACGAAACAGAGAGCGTCCGAACTATTCCCTTCTTACGAAGGACCTGGGTAAGATATGCTGCAGCGGCGGTGTTACTGCTGGCCGTTGCCGGCACTGCCAGGCTGCTGATGCGGGAAAGGAAACAGGTAATACCACCTATAGCCGTGGCCGTTACTACCGGCTCCAACCGCGCAGTACTGAAGCTGTCCAACGGCCAGGAGATCGTGCTGGACAGCGCCCATGGCAGCATCCTTCAGCAACAGGGTATCACCGTACATAATGACAGCGGCAAACTGGACTATGAGGGCCATGCCGATGTAGTGGAATACCATACCCTTTCTACGCCCCGTGGCGGACAATATAAGGTACAGCTACCCGATGGAACTGCCGTATGGCTCAATGCTGCGTCGGGCATTACTTACCCTACCGCTTTCACCGGCAAGGAACGTAAGGTGAAGATCAGCGGGGAAGCCTATTTCGAAGTGGCTGCCAATGCCAAAAAACCTTTCCGGGTAGATGTGGATGGAAAGGCAACTGTGGAAGTACTGGGTACCCGGTTTAACGTTAACGCTTATACGGATGAGCAACATATCCGTACCACCCTGCTGGACGGGCGTGTGAAAGTAGTGCACGGGCAACAGGCTTCGGTGCTGAAACCCGGACAGGAAGCGCAGATCACCGCACAGGGAATGGACATCATAGACAGTCCTGACCTGGAAATGGCCATCGCCTGGAAAAACGGCTCCTTCCGGTTTGACCATGCCCACCTGAAAGAGGTGCTGCGGCAGATGTCCAGATGGTACGATGTAACAGTCATATATGAACCAGGAAGCACAGATATTATATTCAGCGGGGAAATCAAACGGGATCTGAACCTGCCGCAGGCACTGATTGTGCTGGAGACAATGGGGGTTCATTTCAGGATAGAAGGAAAGCAATTAATAGTAATGCCATAA
- a CDS encoding DUF4397 domain-containing protein, whose product MLSYKKCLRYLIPCLMVSLLMACAKDKVAPGTASLTIINAVPDSRPLVTNFKGGNPFDYYRAVQLDYKVPFNPLVNRFRSYSGSQPLWLYQYPDTTDKSTPLFKLTLDLPIGATRTLFLTGTVNTPDTVFTNDVLPYHPLGDSTTGLRFVNLSLGSAPIKVVIKNKTGDAEVSSLPYKGVTGFRNYPVNAALEDYVFEFRDAASNTLITSYTTNGIHYPLPGGIHQWVFRNWTLALVGLPGGTNGQEQTIMAFSY is encoded by the coding sequence ATGCTTTCCTATAAAAAATGTCTGCGCTACCTCATACCATGTCTGATGGTCAGCCTGCTGATGGCCTGCGCTAAGGATAAAGTGGCACCCGGTACAGCCTCCCTGACCATCATCAACGCCGTGCCCGACAGCCGTCCGCTGGTGACCAACTTCAAAGGTGGAAATCCTTTCGATTATTATCGGGCTGTACAACTGGATTATAAGGTACCATTCAACCCGCTGGTCAACCGTTTCAGGTCTTACAGTGGAAGCCAGCCACTGTGGTTGTATCAGTATCCTGATACCACTGATAAAAGCACGCCGCTGTTCAAACTGACGCTAGACCTCCCCATCGGTGCTACCCGTACATTGTTTTTAACGGGTACGGTTAATACACCGGATACCGTGTTCACCAATGATGTGCTGCCTTACCATCCCTTAGGTGACAGTACCACCGGATTACGGTTTGTAAACCTCTCTCTGGGCAGTGCGCCGATAAAGGTGGTTATCAAAAATAAAACCGGTGATGCGGAAGTCAGCAGCCTCCCCTACAAAGGCGTGACGGGCTTCCGGAACTATCCTGTCAACGCTGCCCTCGAAGACTATGTATTCGAATTCAGGGATGCCGCCAGCAACACGCTCATCACCAGCTATACAACAAACGGTATCCACTATCCGCTGCCGGGAGGCATACATCAGTGGGTGTTCAGAAACTGGACACTGGCGCTGGTAGGGCTGCCGGGAGGTACTAACGGACAGGAACAAACGATCATGGCCTTCTCCTATTAA
- a CDS encoding RagB/SusD family nutrient uptake outer membrane protein, with the protein MQYQKIITNTYRCLLLAVVFSSCKKLVSVPDPINTISTGQVFSSEKQANGAMAGIYTRMINAESSAQPADIVQNSFAAGLSTLLGGVSSDEMYNYQGAGDQNWYLPNTNKLTAYNNGFIFNIWNSAYTSIYAANAVIEGIAASTSPNLKDSVRKALTGEAKFVRAFSYFYLTNFFGDVPLALTTDFNKTRIMSRTPQQQIYQQLVADLKDAVTTMPEAYPTSSNERIRPNRYAALALLARVYLYQRDYANAADAASGVINHTDLYQLEANLDNVFAPTSREALWQLKPAGVFMLNNALPEGFKLVPNPLRTGYPSICLTDIQLKAFETGDKRFVSWVDSTQPAASPNTPPPALGYYPNKYKIGSANSSFGAPFKEYQTALRLAEMYLIRAEAAANGGPGGISSAISDLNIIRNRAGLPALPSSLNQDQLLAAVAKERQTEFFAEWGHRWFDLKRTAKAHNVLSAIPLKQPWAGDFQLLYPIPPAEINVNHFLTQNLGY; encoded by the coding sequence ATGCAGTATCAAAAGATAATAACCAATACTTACCGCTGCCTGTTGCTGGCAGTTGTGTTTTCTTCCTGTAAAAAACTGGTATCTGTTCCTGATCCTATCAATACTATCTCCACCGGTCAGGTGTTTAGTTCTGAAAAACAGGCTAATGGCGCCATGGCGGGGATTTATACCAGAATGATCAATGCCGAAAGCTCTGCCCAGCCAGCCGATATTGTACAGAACTCCTTTGCTGCCGGCTTGTCTACCTTGCTTGGAGGGGTTTCCTCCGATGAAATGTATAATTACCAGGGGGCCGGTGATCAGAATTGGTATCTTCCCAATACCAATAAGCTCACCGCCTACAACAACGGTTTCATTTTTAATATATGGAATTCAGCCTATACTTCCATATATGCCGCCAATGCAGTGATAGAAGGTATTGCCGCCTCTACCTCGCCCAACCTCAAGGATAGTGTGCGCAAGGCGCTGACAGGAGAGGCAAAATTTGTACGTGCCTTTTCCTACTTCTATCTGACCAACTTTTTCGGAGATGTGCCACTGGCGCTGACCACGGATTTTAACAAAACACGTATCATGTCGAGGACACCGCAGCAGCAGATATATCAGCAGCTGGTAGCGGACCTCAAAGATGCTGTTACCACCATGCCGGAAGCATATCCCACCAGTAGCAACGAAAGAATACGCCCTAACCGTTATGCCGCACTCGCCCTGCTGGCAAGGGTTTATCTTTATCAGCGTGATTATGCCAATGCGGCTGATGCTGCCTCCGGGGTTATCAACCATACAGACCTGTATCAGCTGGAAGCCAATCTGGACAATGTGTTTGCGCCGACCAGCCGGGAAGCCCTCTGGCAGCTGAAACCAGCCGGTGTCTTTATGCTGAACAATGCCCTGCCGGAAGGCTTTAAGTTGGTACCTAACCCGCTGCGCACGGGTTATCCCTCAATTTGTCTGACAGATATCCAGCTGAAAGCCTTTGAAACAGGAGATAAACGTTTCGTATCCTGGGTAGACAGCACCCAACCAGCAGCATCGCCTAATACACCACCGCCTGCGCTGGGTTATTATCCTAACAAATACAAAATAGGCAGTGCTAACAGTAGTTTCGGCGCGCCATTCAAAGAGTATCAAACAGCACTACGCCTGGCGGAAATGTACCTGATACGGGCGGAAGCCGCTGCCAACGGTGGTCCTGGCGGTATATCCAGCGCCATCAGTGATCTCAATATTATCCGTAACAGGGCGGGCCTGCCGGCTTTACCATCTTCCTTAAACCAGGATCAGCTGCTGGCAGCAGTAGCCAAGGAAAGACAGACAGAGTTTTTTGCAGAATGGGGACACCGCTGGTTTGATCTCAAGCGAACAGCCAAAGCACATAACGTGTTGTCCGCTATTCCGCTGAAACAGCCATGGGCCGGTGATTTCCAGCTGTTGTATCCAATACCTCCTGCTGAGATCAATGTAAACCATTTCCTCACTCAAAATCTCGGATATTAA
- a CDS encoding ABC transporter ATP-binding protein yields MNTILKIDRLSHRYSSAWAVRDINLEIGHTGVIGLLGSNGAGKSTTMNIICGVLNQTEGQVYVNGKDIRKEPELAKREIGFLPQNPPVYTDLTVDEYLQYSAQLRLVEKSKIRKAVEEAKERCGISHFSTRLIRNLSGGYRQRVGIAQAIIHKPKLVVMDEPTNGLDPNQLIEARKLIREIAQEHTVLLSSHILSEIHLLCREIVMIEGGRVIFSDTMDAFNNYVQPHSVLAHMENMPAASELQKISGVSKVEVLNDTQVRIYFEGDQEITERIIAASVQEGWRLREISLDKGLLDDIFKQLSIQSLQ; encoded by the coding sequence ATGAACACTATATTAAAAATCGACCGGCTATCCCACCGGTACAGCAGTGCCTGGGCCGTCCGCGATATTAACCTGGAAATAGGCCATACCGGCGTAATCGGGCTGTTGGGCTCCAACGGCGCCGGTAAGTCCACTACCATGAATATCATCTGCGGTGTGCTGAATCAAACCGAAGGCCAGGTATATGTGAATGGTAAAGACATCCGGAAAGAACCGGAGCTGGCTAAAAGAGAGATCGGATTTCTGCCACAGAACCCGCCCGTATATACTGACCTCACCGTGGACGAATACCTGCAATACAGCGCACAGCTGCGACTTGTGGAGAAAAGTAAAATCCGCAAAGCTGTGGAAGAAGCCAAAGAACGTTGTGGCATCTCCCATTTCAGCACCCGCCTGATACGCAATCTGTCAGGAGGTTACCGCCAGCGTGTAGGCATTGCACAGGCTATCATCCATAAACCCAAACTGGTGGTGATGGATGAACCCACCAATGGTCTCGATCCCAACCAGCTGATAGAAGCGCGTAAACTGATCCGCGAAATAGCCCAGGAACATACCGTGCTGCTGTCGTCCCACATTCTCTCCGAAATACACCTGCTGTGCCGGGAGATCGTGATGATAGAAGGAGGAAGGGTTATTTTCTCCGATACCATGGATGCTTTCAACAACTACGTACAACCGCATAGTGTGCTGGCGCATATGGAAAATATGCCGGCAGCTTCTGAACTGCAGAAGATCAGCGGCGTGTCGAAAGTGGAAGTCCTGAATGATACCCAGGTACGCATTTATTTCGAAGGCGACCAGGAAATCACCGAAAGGATTATCGCCGCCAGTGTGCAGGAGGGATGGCGCCTCCGGGAAATCAGTCTCGACAAAGGTTTGCTCGATGATATTTTCAAGCAATTATCTATTCAATCGCTCCAATAA